Proteins encoded together in one Labeo rohita strain BAU-BD-2019 chromosome 21, IGBB_LRoh.1.0, whole genome shotgun sequence window:
- the vtnb gene encoding vitronectin b encodes MKFLILLCLILVTCFAAEESCTGRCQSGFDPKKKCQCDRMCKYYGSCCADFDSACRTKVSRGDMFDVPDEDLTTSVTEVSNVTATTALPLTTTGSSPLSSTVPPDPDAVTCSGRTFDAFMQLKNGSIYAFRGDYFFELDDRSVMPGYPKLIKDVWGISGPIDAAFTRINCQGKTYIFKGNKYWRFDGDVLDEDYPRDISVGFEKIPDDIDAAFAIPAPGHHGREKVYFFKGDQYYQYEFKHQPSHEECDRMTKSSPSVAFTRYTNLYCDLDNLFAMLFQGIQHHKGPRFISKDWIGIKPPIDAAMVGRLYVSPGPSPSPATSLGRGRPGRRKKTRGRGARVSRSLFWEDFGLDYEERYFGAEKRGKNQKKGRGKRPSLFDMNYDPDDYIEVEIVQEKATPVQNVYFFKKDKYYRVDLQTKRIDYVNPPYPRSIGKYWLGCKEKDLSEKR; translated from the exons atgaaatttctgatTTTATTGTGCCTCATTCTGGTGACTTGTTTTGCTGCAGAGG AATCATGCACAGGACGCTGTCAGAGTGGCTTTGATCCTAAAAAGAAATGCCAGTGTGATAGAATGTGCAAGTACTATGGAAGTTGCTGTGCAGATTTTGACAGCGCTTGTCGAACAAAAG TTTCCCGTGGTGACATGTTTGATGTGCCTGATGAGGATCTGACCACCTCTGTGACAGAAGTATCAAATGTGACAGCCACCACTGCTCTGCCCCTTACCACCACAGGTTCCTCTCCTCTGTCTTCTACAGTTCCACCTGATCCAGATGCGGTCACCTGTAGCGGCCGCACCTTTGATGCCTTCATGCAGCTAAAGAATGGTTCAATCTATGCGTTCAGAG GGGACTATTTCTTTGAGCTAGATGACAGATCTGTCATGCCTGGGTATCCTAAACTCATCAAGGATGTGTGGGGCATCTCCGGTCCCATTGATGCTGCTTTTACACGCATCAACTGCCAGggaaaaacatatatattcaaG GGTAACAAGTACTGGCGTTTTGATGGCGATGTCTTGGATGAAGATTATCCAAGAGACATATCCGTGGGCTTTGAGAAGATTCCAGATGATATTGATGCTGCATTTGCAATCCCAGCTCCAGGCCATCACGGGAGggaaaaagtgtatttttttaaag GGGACCAGTACTACCAATATGAGTTCAAACACCAACCGTCCCATGAAGAATGTGACCGCATGACCAAATCCTCACCCTCTGTTGCCTTCACACGCTATACAAACCTGTACTGTGACTTGGATAATCTGTTTGCTATGCTCTTTCAAGGCA TTCAGCATCACAAAGGGCCACGTTTCATTTCCAAAGACTGGATTGGCATTAAACCTCCAATAGATGCAGCAATGGTGGGCCGGCTGTACGTCAGCCCTGGTCCCTCACCATCTCCAGCCACCAGCCTGGGTAGAGGCCGACCCGGACGGAGAAAGAAGACAAGGGGTCGAGGAGCCAGAGTGAGCCGCTCGCTGTTCTGGGAAGACTTTGGATTGGATTATGAAGAAAG GTATTTTGGAGCAGAGAAGCGTGGTAAGAACCAGAAAAAGGGTCGTGGAAAACGTCCATCTTTGTTTGACATGAACTATGATCCGGACGACTACATAGAGGTGGAGATTGTCCAAGAGAAGGCCACACCTGTGCAGAATGTCTACTTCTTTAAGAAAG ATAAATACTACAGGGTGGACCTGCAGACCAAACGGATTGACTACGTAAACCCTCCTTACCCAAGATCCATTGGCAAATATTGGTTGGGATGTAAAGAAAAGGACTTGTCAGAAAAAAGATAA